In Leptodesmis sichuanensis A121, the following are encoded in one genomic region:
- a CDS encoding GNAT family N-acetyltransferase — MTLQKILIRDEIEDDAAVITEITVKAFESLEISNHTEQFIIEALRAAGALTLSLVAEVDGRVVGHIAFSPVTISDGSRNWYGLGPVSVLPMYQRMGVGKALIQEGLSRLQDLGAQGCCLVGHPQYYRKLGFENVAGLVYAGVPEEVFFALSFDGCFPQGNVTFHEAFQASGQQAHAGDEAGCEQDR, encoded by the coding sequence ATGACATTACAAAAGATTTTAATCAGAGACGAGATAGAGGATGATGCCGCCGTCATTACCGAAATCACTGTCAAAGCGTTCGAGTCCCTGGAAATTAGCAACCACACGGAGCAGTTCATCATTGAGGCGCTTCGTGCCGCAGGGGCCTTGACCTTATCGCTGGTCGCAGAAGTAGATGGCCGTGTTGTGGGACATATTGCATTTTCGCCCGTGACCATTTCAGATGGCAGCCGCAATTGGTACGGCCTTGGGCCAGTTTCAGTGCTGCCAATGTACCAGCGAATGGGTGTTGGTAAAGCCTTGATCCAGGAAGGACTATCGCGATTGCAAGACTTGGGTGCCCAAGGTTGCTGTCTGGTTGGGCATCCGCAGTACTACAGGAAATTGGGATTTGAGAATGTTGCCGGACTTGTCTACGCGGGGGTTCCAGAAGAGGTGTTTTTCGCTCTTTCATTTGACGGCTGCTTTCCGCAAGGCAACGTCACGTTCCATGAAGCATTCCAAGCCAGTGGCCAACAAGCCCATGCGGGTGATGAAGCTGGTTGCGAACAGGATCGGTAG
- a CDS encoding PIN/TRAM domain-containing protein, translating into MLDAIIIISFIVAGAGIGFHGIEDLPASVLKQVTNEGALRVVTAGFGALIGLALGLVVQTSYRRLERQVRAMPPDILLSRAIGLVIGLLVANLLLAPTFLLPIPSEFSFIKPIIALVGSILFAFTGISLADTHGRALLRLINPNSIETLLLAEGTLKPASTKLLDTSCIIDGRIEALLGTGFLEGQLLVPQFILAELQQVADASNDQKRMRGRRGLDILNRIRDAYPDRIQIHSADYDDVPTVDAKLVRLAQEINGTLLTNDYNLSKVASVQKVPVLNINDLTQAVRPAYLPGDSIDLKILREGKEPTQGVGYLEDGTMVVVEDGRNYLGGEIQVIVTSALQTSAGRMIFARPKASAIAEERV; encoded by the coding sequence ATGCTGGATGCAATTATTATTATCTCTTTTATTGTGGCTGGGGCGGGGATCGGCTTTCATGGCATTGAAGATTTGCCCGCCAGTGTCCTGAAACAAGTCACCAATGAAGGTGCCCTGCGCGTGGTGACGGCTGGCTTCGGTGCCTTAATTGGGTTGGCATTAGGGCTGGTAGTGCAGACCAGCTACCGTCGCTTAGAGCGCCAAGTGCGGGCGATGCCCCCGGATATTTTGCTAAGTCGAGCGATCGGCCTCGTGATCGGTTTACTCGTAGCCAACCTGTTGCTGGCTCCCACCTTTTTACTGCCAATTCCCAGCGAATTTTCCTTTATTAAACCAATAATTGCACTGGTGGGCAGCATTTTGTTTGCCTTTACGGGCATCTCCCTTGCCGATACTCATGGGCGGGCCCTACTGCGGCTGATTAACCCCAACTCGATCGAAACCTTACTCCTGGCTGAAGGAACCTTAAAGCCTGCCTCTACCAAGCTGCTGGACACCAGTTGCATTATCGATGGCCGAATTGAGGCGCTGTTGGGTACGGGCTTCCTGGAAGGTCAGTTACTGGTGCCACAGTTCATTCTGGCCGAGTTGCAACAGGTCGCGGATGCCTCCAATGATCAGAAGCGGATGCGGGGACGGCGCGGTCTGGATATTCTGAATCGGATTCGGGATGCTTACCCCGATCGCATCCAGATCCACTCGGCAGACTATGATGATGTACCCACGGTCGATGCCAAACTGGTACGACTGGCCCAGGAAATCAATGGCACATTGCTCACCAACGATTACAACCTCAGTAAAGTCGCCAGTGTACAAAAAGTGCCGGTTCTGAACATTAATGACCTGACTCAAGCGGTACGTCCCGCTTACCTGCCGGGTGACAGCATCGACCTGAAGATTCTCCGGGAAGGGAAAGAACCGACCCAGGGCGTGGGCTATCTGGAAGATGGCACGATGGTCGTGGTGGAAGATGGTCGCAACTATTTGGGTGGCGAGATTCAGGTGATCGTCACCAGTGCGCTGCAAACTTCAGCAGGCCGAATGATTTTTGCCCGTCCCAAGGCATCGGCGATCGCGGAGGAACGAGTTTGA
- the hemW gene encoding radical SAM family heme chaperone HemW: MYPRSAYVHIPFCRRRCYYCDFPISVVGDKPPLGGGDRINGRNSRAISHYVEVLCQEIRQSDSSGKPLETVFFGGGTPSLLAVEQLHQILVTLDQRFGIVADAEISMEVDPGTFDLEQIQGYRSAGVNRVSLGVQAFQPELLAACGRSHTVPEISTAIDWIRQAGFTNISLDLISGLPYQTLEHWQDSLEKAIALAPTHLSCYDLTIESVTPFGRQYQPGVSPLPSDATTAEMYRMAQRMLTAAGYEHYEISNYARPGYQCRHNRVYWENRPFYGFGMGATSYVGGDRVARPRKTGEYYEWVEKGGLGIGDQRSEIRDQGLEIGDWGLGGEIQNSKFKIQNSELKTQTLALRISDLLLDTLMLGLRLREGLDLGELIERFGETAIAQVWQCLQPYIEKGWVVGPESDSPSLPTTGRIRLTDPEGFLFSNVVLTDIFEAFD; this comes from the coding sequence ATGTATCCTCGTTCCGCCTATGTCCACATCCCCTTCTGTCGGCGGCGTTGTTACTATTGCGATTTCCCAATTTCCGTAGTAGGTGATAAGCCTCCGCTCGGTGGGGGCGATCGTATCAATGGCCGTAATTCCAGGGCAATTTCCCACTACGTCGAGGTGTTGTGTCAGGAAATTCGCCAATCGGATTCATCAGGGAAGCCTCTCGAAACTGTGTTTTTTGGCGGAGGTACACCGTCTCTGCTGGCCGTTGAGCAGTTACATCAGATTCTTGTGACACTGGATCAGCGGTTTGGGATTGTCGCTGATGCCGAGATCTCGATGGAAGTAGACCCCGGTACGTTTGATCTGGAGCAGATTCAAGGGTATCGATCGGCAGGTGTGAATCGGGTCAGTTTAGGGGTGCAGGCATTTCAACCGGAATTATTAGCGGCCTGTGGCCGATCGCACACGGTTCCCGAAATCTCCACCGCGATCGACTGGATACGGCAGGCTGGGTTTACCAATATCAGCCTGGATCTGATCTCCGGCTTGCCCTACCAGACGCTGGAACACTGGCAGGATTCCCTGGAGAAAGCGATCGCCCTCGCGCCCACCCATCTATCCTGCTATGACCTGACCATTGAATCTGTTACGCCCTTTGGCCGCCAGTATCAACCCGGTGTCAGTCCCCTACCCTCGGATGCAACCACCGCTGAAATGTACCGCATGGCTCAACGAATGCTGACTGCAGCAGGCTACGAGCATTACGAAATCTCCAACTATGCCAGACCGGGCTACCAGTGCCGCCATAACCGGGTGTACTGGGAGAATCGGCCTTTCTACGGCTTTGGTATGGGAGCGACGAGTTATGTAGGTGGCGATCGGGTGGCTCGTCCCAGGAAGACCGGGGAGTATTATGAGTGGGTGGAAAAGGGAGGATTAGGGATTGGGGATCAGAGATCAGAGATCAGGGATCAAGGGTTGGAAATTGGGGATTGGGGATTGGGCGGTGAAATTCAGAATTCAAAATTCAAAATTCAAAATTCGGAACTTAAAACTCAAACCTTAGCACTTAGAATTTCTGATCTACTTCTCGACACGTTGATGTTGGGGTTGCGGTTACGGGAGGGGTTGGATCTGGGTGAGTTGATTGAGCGGTTTGGGGAGACGGCGATCGCGCAGGTCTGGCAATGTTTGCAACCCTATATTGAGAAAGGCTGGGTGGTTGGCCCTGAATCCGATTCTCCATCTCTTCCCACAACCGGACGGATTCGATTAACTGATCCAGAAGGGTTTCTCTTCTCTAACGTCGTACTGACGGACATCTTTGAGGCATTCGACTAA
- a CDS encoding polysaccharide deacetylase family protein gives MPTVPQVTVGSLSQIFKIRGGLKVLGVVLTSTLSATSYGFVEAQLVYSQTSSYGVPSQADPTPYSGAGQTAQTLDGMPSQNLEPGRANQTPYGVPSQSHGFDPSTNQFGQSDVAPTEVPTQSYPSSEDGFSSPRSTPFTGNCGTTKVAGSGGFAQLVSNVSQTASWVEQPAIGIGALVGQVAPQIMAYLNPAPLPDINPLARQARVPIMMYHDILPQKQVFFDVTPKEFENHLKLIQQKGLTPISMDQLVTHLRTGAPLPPKPIVLTFDDGYKGHYDYVYPLLKKYNYPAVFAIYTAKVGKKMGRSSLTWEHLREMAKDPLITIASHSVTHKVMDGMSPRQLGIETQKSKQILESQLGTPIRYFVYPEGKFDQAAIEAVEAAGYEAALTMDDNDEQLAGQSKHLFAIGRIGQSRMEEMADVAWEGPQSAPISFGFDFAAPVRRLDATIDNTPFIFIAGGRPVTIHANTRGQVPEIIAGTPVIAAVDGGFFSLEMLDSNEMLGPVYSQSHGQFIPGKRGEIPFLKERPLVLIGPSAVKFVPFDPQKHNSLEGIQAEMPEVTDAFVAAGWLVDRGQPQPLERFGKLYSVNELRHRAFWGINQQGQPQIGVSTEPIGSVDLGIALAKAGFRDAVMLDSGASTSLAFKGASLVGYIPRPVPHVVGLIPPGGTAGTAGTVCPVVTSSAR, from the coding sequence ATGCCAACTGTGCCTCAGGTAACTGTCGGATCGCTCAGTCAAATTTTTAAGATTCGGGGTGGCCTCAAAGTCTTAGGAGTGGTTCTCACCAGCACCCTGTCGGCTACGTCCTACGGGTTCGTAGAAGCACAGTTAGTCTACTCTCAAACCTCCTCCTATGGAGTACCCAGCCAAGCTGACCCAACTCCCTATTCAGGGGCTGGACAGACGGCTCAAACTCTTGATGGGATGCCTAGCCAGAATCTAGAGCCTGGGCGAGCCAATCAAACTCCCTATGGGGTACCCAGTCAGAGCCACGGGTTCGACCCATCTACCAATCAGTTTGGACAATCGGATGTTGCTCCAACGGAGGTTCCCACCCAATCCTATCCATCCTCTGAGGATGGCTTTTCATCGCCTCGCTCGACTCCATTCACTGGTAACTGTGGAACGACAAAGGTGGCTGGCTCTGGTGGGTTTGCACAATTGGTTAGCAACGTTTCTCAGACCGCCAGTTGGGTCGAGCAACCGGCGATCGGCATAGGAGCACTGGTGGGACAGGTCGCTCCCCAGATAATGGCTTATTTAAATCCTGCTCCTCTGCCAGACATCAACCCCCTAGCACGGCAGGCCAGGGTACCCATAATGATGTATCACGATATCCTGCCGCAAAAGCAGGTGTTTTTTGATGTCACCCCCAAAGAGTTTGAAAACCATTTGAAGCTGATTCAACAGAAGGGATTAACCCCTATCAGCATGGATCAGCTCGTGACCCACTTAAGAACGGGTGCGCCCTTACCGCCAAAGCCCATTGTGCTTACTTTTGATGATGGCTACAAAGGCCATTACGACTACGTTTATCCGCTGCTCAAAAAGTATAACTATCCGGCGGTATTTGCCATTTATACTGCCAAAGTGGGTAAAAAAATGGGCCGCTCCAGTTTGACCTGGGAGCATCTGCGAGAAATGGCAAAAGATCCCCTGATCACGATCGCCTCTCACAGTGTGACGCATAAGGTGATGGATGGGATGTCTCCCAGACAATTGGGGATTGAAACCCAAAAGTCGAAACAAATTTTAGAATCCCAATTGGGAACGCCCATTCGCTACTTTGTTTATCCCGAAGGAAAGTTTGATCAGGCGGCGATAGAAGCGGTAGAGGCGGCAGGTTATGAGGCTGCCCTGACAATGGATGACAACGATGAACAATTGGCAGGGCAGTCCAAGCACCTGTTTGCGATCGGACGCATTGGCCAGTCCCGCATGGAAGAAATGGCGGATGTTGCCTGGGAAGGCCCACAATCCGCTCCGATTAGCTTTGGCTTCGATTTTGCCGCTCCGGTACGCCGCCTGGATGCCACCATTGACAATACGCCCTTTATTTTCATTGCTGGCGGGCGACCCGTTACGATTCATGCCAACACGCGTGGCCAGGTTCCCGAAATTATTGCTGGAACTCCAGTCATCGCTGCTGTAGATGGAGGCTTCTTTTCTCTAGAAATGCTTGATTCTAATGAGATGTTGGGGCCAGTCTATAGTCAAAGTCATGGCCAGTTTATTCCTGGTAAACGGGGTGAAATTCCATTTCTTAAAGAGCGACCACTGGTGTTAATTGGGCCAAGTGCAGTGAAGTTTGTTCCCTTTGATCCCCAGAAGCACAATAGTTTAGAAGGGATTCAGGCCGAAATGCCCGAGGTCACGGATGCCTTTGTCGCTGCTGGCTGGTTGGTCGATCGCGGTCAGCCCCAACCCCTGGAACGGTTTGGCAAGCTCTACAGTGTCAACGAATTGCGTCACCGTGCCTTCTGGGGAATTAACCAGCAAGGACAACCGCAAATTGGGGTGTCCACAGAACCCATTGGTTCAGTGGATTTGGGCATTGCTCTAGCCAAAGCGGGTTTCCGGGATGCGGTCATGCTAGATTCGGGGGCCAGCACATCCTTAGCCTTTAAGGGCGCTTCTCTGGTTGGGTATATACCCCGCCCTGTTCCTCATGTTGTTGGGTTAATTCCCCCAGGCGGCACAGCAGGCACAGCAGGCACGGTTTGTCCGGTCGTCACGTCTAGTGCCAGGTAG
- a CDS encoding ammonium transporter — protein sequence MKAIPWRSLEWYARKLSPSAQACIPIALLIVLIWGYAAVAISEPVPKLKDVAEMAKDLKVGMDTMWVMVAAFLVFFMNAGFCMLEAGMCRQKNAVNVLAKNLIVFALSTIAFWAIGFGLMFSNGNGFIGVSGGFFLTGADNSPATGDAYQGIFSALNWTGVPLGAKFFFQLVFAGTAATIVSGAVAERIKFVDFLVFSLLLVGISYPITGHWIWGGGWLSKMGFWDFAGSTVVHAVGGWAALMGAAILGPRIGKYRADGTPNALPAHNMSIATLGCLILWLGWFGFNPGSTMAADPNAIAHIALTTNTAAAFGCIAATITAWTVLGKPDLSMVINGLLAGLVAVTAPCAYINTVSAAVVGIVSGVVIVFAVGFFDRLKIDDPVGAISVHLVNGVWGTLAVGLFAAGDQFYKGGPVGLIYGGGINQLWIQFLGSITVGGFTVAASAIFWFILKSTLGIRVTKEEEILGLDIGEHGMEAYAGFVKESTGTIGDVMPSSSMASSSGE from the coding sequence GTGAAAGCTATTCCCTGGCGATCACTGGAATGGTATGCCAGAAAGCTGTCTCCCAGTGCCCAGGCCTGTATCCCGATCGCCCTGCTGATTGTTTTGATCTGGGGCTATGCCGCCGTCGCCATTTCTGAACCTGTGCCCAAGTTGAAAGATGTGGCTGAAATGGCCAAAGACCTGAAGGTCGGCATGGATACCATGTGGGTCATGGTTGCGGCCTTTTTGGTGTTTTTCATGAACGCGGGCTTCTGTATGTTGGAAGCGGGCATGTGCCGTCAGAAAAACGCGGTGAACGTGCTGGCCAAGAATTTGATCGTCTTTGCCCTGTCAACCATTGCCTTCTGGGCGATCGGCTTTGGCCTGATGTTCAGCAATGGTAATGGTTTCATTGGGGTTAGTGGAGGCTTCTTCTTAACGGGGGCAGACAACAGCCCTGCAACGGGAGATGCCTATCAGGGGATCTTCAGTGCCCTGAACTGGACGGGCGTACCCCTGGGAGCGAAGTTCTTCTTCCAACTGGTGTTTGCCGGAACTGCCGCCACGATCGTTTCGGGTGCTGTCGCAGAACGGATCAAGTTCGTAGACTTTCTCGTCTTCAGTTTGTTGCTGGTGGGAATTTCCTATCCCATTACAGGCCACTGGATCTGGGGTGGGGGCTGGCTCTCCAAGATGGGCTTCTGGGACTTCGCTGGCTCCACAGTGGTTCATGCGGTTGGTGGTTGGGCCGCACTGATGGGTGCCGCTATTCTTGGTCCTCGGATTGGTAAATACAGAGCCGATGGTACTCCCAATGCCCTGCCCGCTCACAACATGAGCATTGCCACTCTGGGGTGTTTGATTCTGTGGTTAGGTTGGTTTGGCTTTAACCCTGGCTCCACAATGGCTGCCGATCCCAATGCGATCGCTCACATTGCTCTGACCACCAACACAGCTGCTGCCTTTGGCTGTATTGCTGCCACCATTACTGCCTGGACTGTTTTGGGTAAGCCTGACCTGTCGATGGTGATCAACGGGTTGCTGGCCGGACTGGTTGCCGTAACCGCCCCCTGTGCTTACATCAATACCGTTTCAGCCGCCGTAGTCGGGATTGTGAGTGGGGTTGTGATCGTGTTTGCGGTTGGCTTCTTTGACAGACTCAAGATTGATGACCCTGTTGGTGCCATTTCTGTTCACCTGGTCAATGGCGTTTGGGGCACTCTAGCGGTAGGGCTATTTGCGGCTGGAGACCAGTTCTACAAAGGTGGCCCAGTCGGATTGATTTACGGTGGCGGGATTAATCAGCTTTGGATTCAGTTCCTGGGTAGTATCACAGTTGGTGGCTTCACCGTTGCAGCCTCTGCCATCTTCTGGTTCATTCTCAAGTCTACCCTGGGAATCCGAGTCACCAAGGAAGAAGAAATCCTGGGTCTGGACATCGGCGAACACGGTATGGAAGCCTATGCTGGCTTCGTTAAGGAAAGCACTGGCACTATTGGGGATGTCATGCCGTCTAGCTCAATGGCTTCCAGTTCTGGAGAATAG
- a CDS encoding ammonium transporter produces the protein MVDVASAQTPAGGKSPYDAIDTGDTAWMLISTALVLFMTPGLAFFYGGLVRSRNVLNMMMMSCVSMAIVGVTWILWGYSLSFSHIALNEKNWDTGIGSFIGSLSWIGLKGVGYTPDPIYATSIPHQLFMAYQMMFAIITVALVSGAIAERMSFKAYVWFLLLWSTFIYCPMAHMVWGRGWLGYIGALDFAGGTVVHISSGVSAFVAAWMLGPRKDFTVKPIVPHNVPYVLLGVGMLWFGWFGFNGGSAIGIGRDPSAVPLATVAFVATTVSTSAAGLAWMLVEWFTKGKPTAVGIGSGFVAGLVGITPAAGFVTPLAAIVIGIVTSLCCFAAVNIKATLQFDDSLDTFPIHGVGGTVGAILTGIFATKVVNGLGADGLLSGNPVQVLIQIVAVLIAYVIAAVGTFVILKLVGLFTDLRVKPQFEEEGLDIHEHGEEAYGESLTGEITFATKLSE, from the coding sequence ATGGTAGACGTGGCCTCAGCCCAAACTCCGGCAGGTGGGAAAAGTCCCTACGATGCGATCGATACGGGAGACACAGCCTGGATGCTGATTTCTACAGCCCTGGTACTGTTCATGACTCCGGGGTTGGCCTTTTTCTATGGTGGTCTGGTGAGATCGCGCAACGTGCTCAACATGATGATGATGAGCTGTGTGTCGATGGCGATCGTGGGTGTCACCTGGATTCTTTGGGGTTACAGCCTTAGTTTTTCTCACATTGCCTTAAACGAGAAAAACTGGGATACCGGGATTGGTAGCTTCATTGGCAGCCTTAGTTGGATAGGACTGAAAGGGGTCGGTTACACTCCTGATCCGATTTATGCTACCTCCATTCCCCACCAACTCTTTATGGCTTACCAGATGATGTTCGCCATCATCACGGTTGCTTTGGTGTCGGGTGCGATCGCGGAACGGATGAGCTTTAAAGCCTACGTTTGGTTCCTGCTACTCTGGTCTACCTTCATCTATTGCCCCATGGCTCACATGGTCTGGGGTCGAGGATGGTTGGGCTACATCGGTGCCTTGGACTTTGCTGGAGGAACAGTTGTTCACATCAGTTCTGGTGTTTCGGCATTCGTGGCGGCCTGGATGCTCGGCCCCCGTAAAGATTTCACTGTTAAGCCGATCGTTCCTCACAATGTCCCCTATGTACTGCTGGGGGTAGGAATGCTGTGGTTCGGCTGGTTTGGCTTTAACGGGGGAAGTGCGATCGGGATTGGTAGAGATCCATCAGCAGTTCCCCTGGCAACGGTAGCCTTTGTCGCTACCACGGTATCTACTTCAGCCGCAGGTCTGGCCTGGATGCTGGTGGAATGGTTTACCAAAGGCAAGCCAACCGCTGTCGGTATTGGTAGTGGATTTGTCGCGGGCCTGGTAGGTATTACACCAGCCGCTGGCTTTGTCACTCCCCTTGCGGCGATCGTCATTGGTATTGTAACTTCCCTGTGCTGTTTTGCTGCCGTCAATATCAAAGCTACGCTCCAGTTTGACGATTCGTTAGATACCTTCCCAATTCACGGGGTCGGAGGAACCGTTGGAGCCATTTTGACGGGGATTTTTGCGACCAAGGTGGTTAATGGACTGGGTGCGGATGGTTTGCTATCTGGCAATCCCGTTCAGGTACTGATCCAGATTGTTGCGGTGTTGATTGCCTATGTCATTGCAGCGGTAGGTACCTTTGTGATCTTGAAGCTTGTTGGCTTGTTTACTGATCTGCGGGTCAAGCCTCAGTTCGAGGAGGAAGGACTGGATATTCACGAGCATGGTGAAGAAGCGTACGGTGAAAGTCTGACTGGTGAAATCACCTTTGCCACTAAACTCTCTGAGTAA
- a CDS encoding SGNH/GDSL hydrolase family protein, producing the protein MVIVVGWAIPVGVASGLAFVGTSLLLQRDSSTASSPVSAVTVDRPQVETIASGLGPRHQLTYQQWVSVLEREAAAMANRHPDRLNILLGDSLSLWFPSHLLPTDRTWLNQGISGETSYGVLQRLKLLDKTNPQTIFLMIGINDLIRGVSDETVLANQREIVRYLKQAHPTTRIVMQSILPHGGDRTLEQYSASSPTDAHGSTQPPIWVERLPHLSNSLIRTLNQRLAIVAQEEGAEFLNLHPLFVDSQGNLQDRLTTDGLHLSLAGYQVWRSQLEKIADSPPQADIIPVEK; encoded by the coding sequence TTGGTTATTGTTGTCGGGTGGGCCATCCCTGTTGGCGTGGCAAGTGGATTAGCTTTTGTTGGCACTTCTCTACTGCTGCAACGCGATAGCTCTACCGCTTCGTCCCCGGTGAGTGCGGTGACGGTGGATCGTCCGCAGGTAGAAACGATCGCATCTGGACTGGGACCACGGCATCAACTGACCTATCAACAATGGGTTAGTGTGCTGGAACGAGAGGCTGCTGCTATGGCTAATCGTCATCCCGATCGTTTGAATATCCTTCTAGGGGATTCTTTAAGTCTGTGGTTTCCCAGCCATCTATTACCAACCGATCGCACCTGGCTGAATCAGGGAATCTCTGGCGAAACATCCTATGGGGTGTTGCAACGCCTCAAGCTATTGGACAAAACGAATCCCCAGACCATTTTTCTCATGATTGGCATCAATGATTTGATTCGGGGGGTAAGCGATGAAACCGTACTGGCCAACCAGCGGGAAATTGTGCGCTATCTGAAGCAGGCTCATCCCACTACGAGAATTGTGATGCAGTCAATTCTGCCCCACGGCGGCGATCGTACCCTGGAGCAGTACAGTGCTTCTTCACCAACCGATGCTCATGGATCAACTCAGCCTCCTATCTGGGTAGAGCGGTTGCCGCATCTATCGAATAGCCTGATTCGGACGCTCAATCAACGACTGGCAATTGTGGCACAGGAAGAAGGGGCCGAGTTTCTGAATTTACATCCCCTGTTTGTAGATAGTCAAGGGAATCTGCAGGACAGGTTGACAACTGATGGACTGCACTTGAGTCTGGCAGGCTATCAGGTCTGGCGATCGCAGCTGGAGAAGATAGCCGACAGTCCGCCTCAAGCTGACATCATCCCTGTAGAGAAATAA
- a CDS encoding SagB/ThcOx family dehydrogenase — translation MPELPTSLAQHYHERTKYDPKTINAKSKPLDWTQQPVPFKEYKIGVSYDLKPFLTEKPDKFASDPVGSWWKRLSQILFFSYGLTGMIPTVGEPHYLRAAPSAGGLYPAEVYLISRGTPLLPAGLYNYQARTHALIHFWDNDVWTKLQTACFWHPILDNTQLALVVTAVFFRSAWRYQARAYRRIFLDTGHLLGNIELACAINDYRPHLIGSFIDEAVDELLYLDPEQEGAIAVVPLANLLEVRQNLPLAKTIISAPTQTSFPSISDDQLLAYFHKVTQIPFDTNAKVNWKLPPVEGQRTDKYNFPFCTKVSTVVTPINWGEGLTGLENTMLRRRSTRSYTGDAITLTELNQLLDFTYQSHHYVEQGLDGNPDYFDLSLVETFIVVSSVEGLEEGCYYYAPKAQELRQIRFKNFRKELHFLCLGQELGRDAAVVLFHTADLKTAVAAYGDRVYRYLHMDAGHLGQRLNLAAIHLGLGVSGIGGFYDDQVNEVLGIPTDEAVLYITTLGRPQTP, via the coding sequence ATGCCGGAACTGCCGACCTCGCTCGCTCAACACTATCACGAACGCACCAAGTACGACCCCAAAACCATCAACGCTAAAAGCAAACCACTGGATTGGACTCAACAGCCCGTTCCTTTTAAGGAATACAAAATTGGGGTTTCCTACGATCTAAAACCATTTTTAACTGAAAAGCCGGATAAATTTGCCAGCGATCCGGTTGGGAGTTGGTGGAAACGCCTCTCTCAGATTCTATTTTTTAGCTACGGATTGACAGGCATGATCCCTACCGTGGGGGAACCCCACTACTTGCGGGCGGCTCCTTCAGCAGGTGGCTTGTACCCAGCGGAAGTGTACCTCATCTCCCGGGGAACGCCACTTTTACCTGCGGGTTTGTATAACTATCAGGCGCGGACGCATGCGTTGATTCACTTTTGGGACAATGATGTCTGGACAAAACTGCAAACGGCCTGTTTCTGGCATCCCATCCTGGACAATACTCAACTGGCTTTAGTGGTGACTGCTGTATTTTTCCGATCAGCATGGCGCTATCAGGCGCGGGCCTACCGTCGGATTTTTCTCGACACAGGTCACTTGTTAGGCAACATAGAACTGGCCTGTGCCATTAACGACTATCGCCCCCACTTAATTGGCAGTTTTATTGATGAGGCTGTGGATGAACTGCTTTATCTTGATCCAGAACAGGAGGGGGCGATCGCTGTTGTGCCTCTGGCTAATCTACTGGAAGTGCGACAAAATCTCCCGTTAGCTAAAACAATTATTTCGGCCCCTACCCAGACCTCTTTTCCATCTATTTCCGACGATCAACTGCTGGCGTATTTTCACAAGGTCACTCAGATCCCGTTTGATACGAATGCTAAAGTGAACTGGAAACTACCTCCCGTTGAAGGGCAGCGAACCGATAAATATAACTTTCCGTTTTGTACCAAGGTCTCTACCGTAGTGACCCCCATCAACTGGGGTGAGGGGCTGACTGGCTTAGAAAATACCATGCTGAGGCGGCGTTCTACCCGGTCTTATACCGGAGATGCTATAACCCTGACAGAACTAAATCAGTTACTGGACTTCACCTATCAATCCCATCACTATGTCGAGCAAGGATTGGATGGCAACCCCGATTATTTTGACCTTAGTCTGGTGGAAACCTTTATCGTGGTGTCGTCTGTGGAGGGGTTGGAAGAAGGGTGCTATTACTATGCTCCAAAAGCCCAGGAACTCAGGCAGATTCGCTTTAAAAACTTCCGGAAAGAGTTACATTTCCTCTGCTTAGGTCAGGAGCTGGGCCGGGATGCCGCTGTGGTACTATTTCATACTGCCGATTTAAAGACAGCTGTTGCAGCGTATGGCGATCGTGTCTACCGCTACCTGCACATGGATGCAGGCCACCTGGGACAGCGGCTCAACCTGGCAGCGATCCACTTAGGACTGGGAGTGAGTGGCATTGGCGGCTTTTATGATGATCAGGTGAATGAAGTCTTGGGCATTCCCACTGATGAGGCTGTTCTCTACATCACGACTTTGGGCAGACCCCAAACCCCTTAA
- the pirA gene encoding arginine synthesis PII-interacting regulator PirA → MLNKKRQGNLKNISETHRSNLQKNLQRRLEVARAKGDESLVRQLEAEANYIG, encoded by the coding sequence ATGTTGAACAAAAAGCGTCAAGGAAATTTAAAAAACATCTCTGAAACTCATCGTAGTAATTTACAGAAGAATCTGCAGCGCCGTCTTGAAGTAGCAAGAGCGAAGGGAGACGAGAGTCTGGTTCGTCAACTGGAAGCAGAAGCAAACTACATTGGCTGA